The DNA window tttttgggaacAGTCAAACCCGAGGGTTTTgtgaaaaactttcggtgaaAACTCATATCACCCAAAGGTTTTATACACCTctcgaaatttatttttaataacgaaagatttattcctctcgggaccattaccgagagttttataaaaccctCGGTAAATTCTGTTGGCAAAAGTCCTTTTCACTAgtgtatatttaattaaaaaaaaaacacagcagaAGTTGgttctctctccctcttcctccattgaagcagcaattcctTCATTGAAGCAGCAAATTCTTCTTCTAATTTCCTTTATgtcatctttagtgatgatgataatgtatgtgaatgacaagttatgatgaggttaattgataatttttattagattacctctaggttTGTACTGaacaacattgtatacccatttgatatagtggatgatttaagtggccgaagtgttccgtggtttttacctaatttgggttttccacgtaaaatcttggtgtcttgctctctgtttctttgattgtttgatgcttaATTGAATTGGTTGTCTACTTGATTATacaaaaagggaaaaagaattgttagacCTTTGTTGTAACTTGtctatttctgaattgctaaacaaaTGCTATTAttttcgatttctccaacattATGTAATGCTAGAAATGACCCATTATTGAGTTTTAATAGAGTTTAAGTTAAATTAGAAAGTTTAGTAATAactttatgtatttttatagaTAAAAGGATAATGGTATGATATaagttaatcatatataaaaggGAACACTTCTCTATTGAAAAATCATAGTGAATACATTCTTATTTTCCAATCCATCTCTTGACACTCACAATAAACTCAAATATTCACTTTTTAATCGATCAGAtttcggttggcttataaagCCATTTGTCGCAAGGagtaacataaaaaaaaaatccaaacattCAATATACttcaaactcaaaaaatatCTGACCAAAAGACTAAAAATATGTACTTACATGAAATTAATAAGGCTTTTATGGTATAGTTGCATGTGAATCATCCATGGCCGGTGGAAGAGTTCATCACGAAACTACTAAAGGTGCACATGACATGTCCCCCCACAGAGAATTTTACAAAACCGACCAAACCAAGCATTACTATTTTGTTAATGTTTTATTGAACAActtaaataacataattgataattagtaaacaatttatttcaaataattctgaaatatttatatCGGTGAGAATATGGATAGAGGTGGAGGGGATAAGGTTCTCCAATATTAGTGGTTATATAGTAGGTACGTTACATTACACGATTAGccccaaccaaccaaccaattatataatttaatataaatattgatatttccgaccaaaaaataataataaaatatttaataaagataacaatgagtagaaaaaaataattgaaaatctAACGGCGGACGTAACAGTAGTACATAATATGTACGTACAAAAACATGAATGGTTATAAAAGCCCATGGGCCCCTCTCTCCATTACCCATGACCCAACTCTAATCTCTAGGCCCAccttctcatttatttatttttataattattgcattgtatatatttatttatattcattctatttatttttttctaaatattttaaattagttcataatattaattaattaaatctgaTGTGATGAGTTGGCACCGTCAGTATATCAAAAAAAGGAAACTAGAAAGTTATttcctataataataataataaaaataaaaataaaaataataataaatacatgtCGCCATTCAATTAATCTCTCTGCCTCACTGCCCTCCGCACATGATAAAAGATTCTCATTTATTCGAGTAATATCCATTTTAGTCCCCCATCTTTAGAAACATGTCAAAATTACCACTCCTAAAGTCAAAACccctaaattaaataaacaccCACCATTGGTCCATTACCcattaacttaaaattaatacaaatctaGATCTACCTTCATTTAAGgttaacaacaaaaaaaaaagatgacaAATACAAAAGTGGGTCACTTCTAATTCTGCGTTTTAAATCGAAATCAAACCCGTAATATTTGAAGTAACTAAGAATTCAAACACTAAAACTAATTAAAGAGAACAATCAATATTGATCAGCATTGCAAAGTTATCAAATTAAGATTaaagaaagatgaagaagaagatacaAACAAAAGACAGAACACAACACACACATGATCAAATACAAAAACACCAAATTAAAAGGGTCAAACCATAATAACTCAATCTAGTTCATTAGTTATCAGTCAACCTTGGCTCATGGAATTCTTGCAATGCATTATAGCCCCTTGAATTGCATTCTGAAGTTCCTCCATTGATGAAACCTCACAGCTTAATGGATTATAACTTGACAACATACTACGATGGTTCAAAGCCCCAGAATGATTAGGTGAAGATCTCATCGAAGATGGACAGCTCGCCACATATGTCTTCCTTCTCCTAGGATAACCCAAATTCCCCGAAAATGATTGCGACATGTTTCCATTCCCCATTTTCAATCGACCACTCTGCTCTGTTAAAGAAACAGGAAGAATATCAGACCCTTTGGCTTCATTTCTCATCATCTGTTGTTCAGGTTTCGTCATTTTCTGATTTTGCTTTGACAGTTTTTCATACAAAGGTTTCACTTTCTTTAAATACCGACGAATCACCTCCTTCGCTGAAACGCTCACGCGTTTCACCGACGACCCAGTTTGGCTTTCCGGTATTGAACGTGTTATTTTCGGTTCCTTACGGAAAACAGAAGAAAACCTAGATAAAGAAAACTTGGGTTTATTTCCAGGATGGTTAAGGTTAAGGTTTCCTCCATGAAAGCTAGTGTTTAGTCGTTTGAGCTCGTCATCTTCTGCGACGGAGCTGGTTCTAGATGAATCACAATCCACAGTGGCTAAGAGAGCTAAGTCGCCGGAAAATGAAGATCTACTTGATTCGTTTGAGCTCCGGCTAGCTGTGGAATCTCGAGAGGCGGCGGATTCAGacgaggaagaagatgaagaagaagctaGTATGATGGTTCTGACCATGGAAAGTCGAGGAGATAGATGAAGGGGAAGGAGTTTACCCTTGTAGAATAACTCGTCGGCGGGACAAAGGGTATTGGATGATTTTCTTGGAGAGATGGAAATGGCGAATTCGAAGTcggatgaagaagatgatgatttgaatgaatgGGTTGGAGAAGAAGGAAGAGTTTGAGATTTTGATGTTCTTCTTTTCCCCATTTTCTTTGTTTCTGATAATTTACATATTCATCTGGTTTTGAGAGATGAATGATATACaagattctagagagagagaaaggtgtgtcctttatttgtatttaatttagtaCCAAAAAAGACAAAACTATAACCAGAcaaaaataatactattattgtAACTTCTTAATTATTATAGCCTTTATAGACTTATAGGTACTTTTTTTAGTTGAGATATTTATGATTcgtaattaaatataaatatttatgacaCAACTGTAATTCTAAAATATGGTAATTATGActgattttatattattaataatgtggTTGGAAAATGACCTTTACCATACCTTTGATTATgctaataataatacaaaaggAGGATCAAACTAGATTGCTAATATGACATTTTtgtcaaacaaaacaaatattaagtGCTCATTCTTCCACTACCATACAGCCGTGAAATGAGGACtgatctcatttttattttatgtttaaatggTCCATTATATTAAAAGTTGTATAACACCACAaaacatgacaaaaaaaaaaattataaaataaatttataaaaatcaaaataagaagaaaaaatacaaatactTTATCAAACCGATTATCGAACTTATAAATtcttaagagaaaaaataacTCCCCCCGACAAACTACACCAGTTTTTCAGAACGAATACCTGAAAGTGtcaaaataatagtatttaGAATAGTACGTATCGAATAATTACGATCATTGAATTTTCGATAATTTCTCTCCAACTAGATAGTTCACTAGAAAATAATCGAGatgataattcaaatatatatttatacgaTATTAGCTGCCTAAATTAAAACTACACAACAACTACTCAAAGTTTCAAGCATCACCTAATGAATCTCAATAATACTCTACATAGGGACGGATACAAGAATCTGAGTTGGAtgagcttaaaaaaataacgatttttttttaataaaacgagtgaataaaaataaattttgctatttttttaataattaaataaacaaataatgaattaaattgaaaaaatttaagaaattatagaTAATGTCACATTATTATTgtaaacaaaaaacaaaatattttttttaagggtGGGTTACACCTGACTCCACACAAAACTCCAAATTTAGTCATCattgacaatgcaaaagtaagtgaatcATCGATTTTACCTCTTTATGacacttttttaaattaagaaaaactagcatgacaccaCACAATTATGCCCCCGCTTTGACTCAAATCGTTTCCAAAAGGAATCGAACTCGTGatttttggtctcttaagccgactcttattACTGGGTTACCTTGGTAGGTTATCTCTTTATGACACACACAACAACAATTTAATATCCcttcttctagcctagcggcaacaagaggtgAATATCCCAGCCTTCCAGAGGTCCTAAGTTTGAGCCCATTATGTGACAAGTTCTGCGCATGGTTAAATGATTACGTGTGTTTGCGGACTATGTGATTAACCCGTGGAAATTAATCGCATTCTATCTCCCTTTCCAAGTGAATCCCAGCCTGAGGAAAAGCTTCTGTATGGTATGGCCAACATATGCTTTCGGTACTTGTCTTGGAGATTTTTTACGATCAGTTGTACCTGGTCTTCTTCGGACGGTCGGTTTAGCATCTTGGTGGCTTTCATAAGAGAAGCAGAATCCAACGTTCTAAAAAAACAACGATTTACCATAATGCATCTTTTTTCTATAATAACACAAGTATCCTACAATACAACCTTATAGAATTACGATACTCTCAACTGTACAACCGCCAATTacataaatcatttataattcACTTATTCGTCTTTTGAAATTTAATCTCACTAATACAATATAAGTCACAATCAAGAGTTCTCCATATTGACTTAATAATGTCTTTTTAACACCataattgattttgtaaaagtttcaatcaattatttatgtaattaatcgTATAACACTTTCTCGGTTTCGAGACACACTTACAACTAACAACGTTAATAATTATTCGATGAAAAAGAGATTTAGGTGAAAAAAATCGGAAATAGTGGGATATCGCGGACGCCCATTGGGTCACCCTTAAATGAGGACTAATAATTagtatttgtatttatttgatccaatcataaataaaattattattcaggaaaaaaaatatcatatagaTTCTTTAAAGATACAAGCCACCGACTTGTTCCCTACGAAAACTCTAGAATAAGTGATACTGCTGCATACTTATTtggatattaatttatttattatttaaatgtagAAGGTTCgtattatattcaaaataattgatcCGGATAATAGACTCGGgcttcaaataaatttatgttaaaaataaattaatattaaaaaaagtattattaatatagatattttttttttacaataaatgtgatattacattgtaaatttttaattaatacaataattttttatctattttttataaaataaaaagaagacaaaactTACGATTATATATCCacttattcataattttctattattttttaaacccatTTAACATTTTCTTCAAGTCCATCCTAACTCGGATTCCTCCTATTACTAATAATAGTTTTAGtgtaaactttatttttataaaaatgtaacatTTATAATAGAACTAGGtagatgaatattaataatgcaaatattgttaatattaatttatttccaaattttgatttttgaacatGTGAGACACGTCACATGGGACATTGTAGTAACGTCTCTCTCCATCCATGGTTAGAATCACATGCACTTGGACTTGGGTCTCACGTGACTTGTACGTGAAATGTGCAAGCCGCGCAGTAAGGAAAGGGACTCTCTCGTGCcattttcttttccttcaatatttttataaattattatttcaaacaaaaataaattaatatcatgAGCCAGTCTCCAAATTTAACTTGAAGAGGCAAGACTTTTATTTTAAGTGACAAAGAGTTTCATATTCGATTTTAAGTTAGGTAAAGTTCCGACCCAGTCACAAAAACACGATTTGAACTAAATAcagaaaaatcaaattatggTAATATATTTTGAGTTCAGGTTGAAATCAGATCGACTTATTTAACCAAATtaataaatgtgtcaaaatcgGGTCGATTTAAATGATTCAAAGTAAACCCATTAACCtttttataattgtattttgtaaaattttgtatttgtcTTTTCTTACTCTCATTTACTAacttttttaggtttttttaaccgaatttgtgatttaatttatttttgtcttgtgttgatgttattttaatttgaaatagagatGTGTGTTATTAATCTCATTGAATTAATCGGCTAAGTTAGAGTTAAGTCAAATCAATGTGGTCGAGTTCGagtcaattataaataaacatgttAGGTTCTTGTTAGATATTTTGACCTGAATTACTAAATATGTCATCTTCAAGTTAGTATCACTCAGCTCGCTAATCTGTCAGTGCCAACCGAATTGAGTTGACACCCACTACGATTTTCTCTAGAAACCTCTTAAGTTGGAATGGACCATAGTTATggaattatgttaattttataaattaagaataaataaataaattgttttttaaacaaGATCCCATAGAAAGCTTGACCTTA is part of the Impatiens glandulifera chromosome 1, dImpGla2.1, whole genome shotgun sequence genome and encodes:
- the LOC124921154 gene encoding probable membrane-associated kinase regulator 1, coding for MGKRRTSKSQTLPSSPTHSFKSSSSSSDFEFAISISPRKSSNTLCPADELFYKGKLLPLHLSPRLSMVRTIILASSSSSSSSESAASRDSTASRSSNESSRSSFSGDLALLATVDCDSSRTSSVAEDDELKRLNTSFHGGNLNLNHPGNKPKFSLSRFSSVFRKEPKITRSIPESQTGSSVKRVSVSAKEVIRRYLKKVKPLYEKLSKQNQKMTKPEQQMMRNEAKGSDILPVSLTEQSGRLKMGNGNMSQSFSGNLGYPRRRKTYVASCPSSMRSSPNHSGALNHRSMLSSYNPLSCEVSSMEELQNAIQGAIMHCKNSMSQG